The genomic region AAGTGCTCACCGCAGCTTCGCTCGGTCGGGAGTTCTTCAATAAAATGCAGTAAATTCATCCTTGTTGGTTTTAAGTCCACATCAAACCAACATCATCAGACCATAAACTATTTACGTAGTGGCAAACTGCGGGGGAATCAGATTGAGATTTAATGAAAAATGTTATTCTGAGAAAAGCACCAAAGTTTAGTTGAAAATGACATTGACACAAATGCAAGTAGAAACGATGAGTCCACTGAACCCGCATGTGCTCAAGTGCTTGAAAATGAATTGGAAATAGGTGTTTTTATATTGAAAGGAAAGTCGCATATTTGCAGCCCCAAATTTTTAAACATTTAATTCGTCTACATGCCAACTAAAATCAGATTGCAGAGACATGGAAGAAAAGGTTATGCGTTTTTTCACATCGTAGCAGCCGATTCGCGTGCCCCACGGGATGGGAAGTTCATTGAGAAGTTGGGAGTTTACAATCCGAACACGCAACCAGCAACTATCGACATCGATTTCGATAGCGCTGTGAAGTGGTTGGAGAACGGAGCTCAGCCTACCGATACTTGCCGTGCCATCCTTTCATACAAAGGGGTATTGTACAAGAAACACCTACAAGGTGGTGTCAAGAAAGGTGCTTTTTCGCAGGAAGAAGCGGATGCCCGTTTTGAGAAATGGATGAACGATAAGACTTCGCGCATTCAGCAAGGGGCTGACTCTATTGTGAAGGCTCAGGAGAAAGCGAAAGCTGACGCTCTGAAAGCTGAAGCTGCGAAGAACGAGGAAATTGCTGCGAAAGTGGCTGCCAAGAACTCTCCGCTTGCGGAAGAAGTTGAGGCAACTGCCGAGGCTGCCGAAGGTGAAGAAGTAGCTGCTGAAGCTGCTGAGGAGGCTCCGGTTGCAGAAGCTGAGGCTCCTGCGGCTGAAGAGGCTGCACCAGCGGAAGAAGCTTCTGAAGAAGAGAAGCCAGCTGAGTAAGCGTGAAGGATCTGAAGGTCCTTGGAACCGTTGTCAGGTCTCACGGACTGAATGGTGCTTTTAAAGTAAACGTTCACGCTACAGGCGTTCCAGACATTGAAGAAGGCGAACCGGTCTTCATCCGATTACAGGGTGGGCCGGTTCCTTTTTTTGTGCAAGAATGTTCGGCCAGTTCCAGCGACCGCATGGTGCTGAAAGTGGAAGACGTGAACACGTTGGAGCAAGCTGAGAAACTCGTAGGTAGCGAGATTCTTTTGGAGTTGGAGCGTTTTGAAGATGGAACGCCCGATACTTCTGAGGAGTTGATCGGCTTTACGGTGATCGATGCCGAGAAGGGAAACATCGGCACTGTTTCGGGATTCATGGATACGCCACAGCATCCGATCTTGGAAGTGGCTTACGAAGACAAGACGATTCTGATACCTTGGGTGGAGGAAATAGTAAAGGAAGTGGAAGTTGAAAAGAAGGTCATCAGCGTGGAGGCACCCGATGGCCTGATCGATCTGTACATCAATGGCTGAACCGTTTTTTCAGTTCAAAAAATTCAGGGTTTATCATTCGGCAGGCGGTTTCAAAGTAGGAACCGATGGTGTGCTCCTCGGAGCTTGGGCACCTGTGAATGATGGCGAGCATGTTCTTGATATTGGAACAGGAACTGGGTTGATCTCGCTGATGATTGCGCAGCGCGCCCGAGTGAAAATGGATGCGATTGAGATCAATCCGATCGCGGCTGACCAGGCCAAGCGCAATGTGGCTCATTCGCCATTCACGGACATCACCGTTTATAATGAAGATGTTGCCGAATTCGTAAAGCACGGAAAGAAGTACGATCTGGTGGTTTGTAATCCTCCGTTCTTCTCAAATGCGCAGGCTCCTAAGGATCAATCGCTGCATTTGGCAAAACACACAGTGAGTCTGAAACCTGCCGACCTTTTTCATCACGTAAAGCAATTGCTGAAAACAGACGGACGCTTTGCGGTAATCTTCCCAAAAACGGAATACGATACGTTCTGCAGCGCGGCCAAGTCGCAAGGGTTTTACCCGAAAGAAGTTCTGGATGTGTTCCCGCAACCTGATTATCCAGAAATACGGTTAATGGTGAATTTCACGCACACAGAATTGGATAAGCCGAACAGGCGCGATTTCTGTATAGCGCAATCGAACGAACGCCACGATTATTCTGAGGAATACAGGGAATTGACGAAGGATTTCTTCCTGAGGTTTTAGTCCTGAAGGACTTTTTTAGCCACAGAGACACAGATTTTCACAGATTGCACAGAGTTTTTTGTGAAAACCTCTGTGTCTTCTGCGTTTCTGTGGCTATTTCATGCTCTCGATAAAGTTGAAGGAACAAGCAGTATACACTTTTTTAGCCACAGATGCACTGATTGACACTGATTTCTCAGATGAATTTTCTGTGTTTGATCTGTGAAAATCTGAGAATCAGTGGCTATTTCATGTTCTCGAAGAAGCTGAAATGAACCCGGCCGTACTTGCGCGTTTGCGTGAGGGCAGG from Flavobacteriales bacterium harbors:
- a CDS encoding methyltransferase; its protein translation is MAEPFFQFKKFRVYHSAGGFKVGTDGVLLGAWAPVNDGEHVLDIGTGTGLISLMIAQRARVKMDAIEINPIAADQAKRNVAHSPFTDITVYNEDVAEFVKHGKKYDLVVCNPPFFSNAQAPKDQSLHLAKHTVSLKPADLFHHVKQLLKTDGRFAVIFPKTEYDTFCSAAKSQGFYPKEVLDVFPQPDYPEIRLMVNFTHTELDKPNRRDFCIAQSNERHDYSEEYRELTKDFFLRF
- the rimM gene encoding 16S rRNA processing protein RimM; the encoded protein is MKDLKVLGTVVRSHGLNGAFKVNVHATGVPDIEEGEPVFIRLQGGPVPFFVQECSASSSDRMVLKVEDVNTLEQAEKLVGSEILLELERFEDGTPDTSEELIGFTVIDAEKGNIGTVSGFMDTPQHPILEVAYEDKTILIPWVEEIVKEVEVEKKVISVEAPDGLIDLYING
- a CDS encoding 30S ribosomal protein S16; its protein translation is MPTKIRLQRHGRKGYAFFHIVAADSRAPRDGKFIEKLGVYNPNTQPATIDIDFDSAVKWLENGAQPTDTCRAILSYKGVLYKKHLQGGVKKGAFSQEEADARFEKWMNDKTSRIQQGADSIVKAQEKAKADALKAEAAKNEEIAAKVAAKNSPLAEEVEATAEAAEGEEVAAEAAEEAPVAEAEAPAAEEAAPAEEASEEEKPAE